Proteins found in one Deinococcus radiopugnans ATCC 19172 genomic segment:
- a CDS encoding PIG-L deacetylase family protein, with product MSDPYDSSSKPTLMAVFAHPDDEAFSVGGTLTHYARRGVRVQLVCANRGEAGKITVPGMTVADLGQQREQELREACRALEIPEPIFLDYHDSGRYERTRHDDPLAMMNVTPLDIEVKLRAVIAEYQPQVLVTFDPHGGYGHIDHLQINRAATAAFFSTGVLPYGGPQRLYFTALNVEAARGLSRMGQDLDPEIYGVSENTVAVRMDVSPYRENKKAALAAHGTQMGPNSRLGQMSQEERDEMETRMLGSENFSIGGTRTPIKNWPLRGLFDGVAGGEGLDD from the coding sequence ATGAGCGACCCATACGATTCTTCCTCCAAACCCACTCTTATGGCCGTCTTTGCCCACCCCGACGACGAGGCGTTCTCCGTGGGCGGCACGCTGACGCATTACGCGCGCCGGGGCGTGCGCGTGCAACTGGTCTGCGCCAACCGGGGCGAGGCCGGCAAGATCACCGTGCCGGGCATGACCGTGGCCGACCTGGGCCAGCAGCGCGAGCAGGAACTGCGCGAGGCGTGCCGGGCGCTGGAAATACCCGAACCCATCTTTCTGGATTATCATGACTCGGGCCGCTACGAGCGCACCCGCCACGACGATCCGCTGGCGATGATGAACGTCACGCCGCTGGACATCGAGGTCAAGTTGCGCGCCGTCATTGCCGAATACCAGCCGCAGGTGCTGGTGACCTTCGATCCGCACGGTGGGTACGGCCACATCGATCACCTGCAGATCAACCGGGCCGCCACCGCCGCCTTTTTCAGCACGGGCGTGCTGCCCTACGGCGGGCCGCAGCGGCTGTACTTCACGGCGCTGAACGTGGAGGCCGCCAGAGGGCTGTCGCGCATGGGCCAGGATCTGGACCCGGAGATTTACGGGGTCTCGGAAAACACCGTGGCGGTCCGCATGGACGTCAGTCCCTACCGTGAGAACAAGAAGGCCGCGCTGGCCGCCCACGGCACCCAGATGGGGCCGAACAGTCGCCTGGGCCAGATGTCGCAGGAGGAGCGCGACGAGATGGAAACCCGCATGCTGGGGTCCGAGAATTTCAGCATCGGCGGCACGCGCACACCGATTAAGAACTGGCCGCTCAGGGGGCTGTTCGACGGCGTGGCAGGGGGAGAAGGTTTAGACGACTGA